The window GCCGCAGGCACACTCGTCGCAGCGCGCAGGGCATCCATCGGGCTCAGCCCTGCGGCGACCAGATGGCGCAATTCGTCATGCAGGCTGAAACCGGGGAACACCATCGTGTCATTGGCATCGGTCCCCGCCATGATCTGCACGCCTGCCGCATGGGCAAGGCCCGTGGTGCGCAGGCCGAGATTGAAGAAATCTTCCAGATCACTCCGGATCGGACCGAGACGTTCTGCTGTGCGATCCATGTCCTGGAACCAGAAGCGCTGCTGCATCGCCATGATGTAATCAAAGCGCGGATCATTGCGGTAATCTTCGTCACCTGCACGGTAATCCATCTCGCGCGTCAGATGGGTTGGCACGTAATAGGTGCCGTTCGCCCGCATGGCTTCGATTTGCCCGGCGCAAATAGTTTCATCAAAGGTGTCGCGTGATCGAGCCGCCATCTCCATGCGATTGGGGAAGCTTTCCCTTTCGCCCGACAATGCTGCGAGCACGCCAGCGCGGAATTCGCTGCCATAGGTCGAGCAATCGAGCGGCAAGTCACGTGCATGCTCGATCGATGTCATGCCCATGTTCGCGACATCGGCAACACTGAGATAGGGCGGCACATGGCCCCCGAAGCGCATGTCCTGCTCTGTGGCGACTCGCGCGAAGGTGGCGAAGGCTTCGGGCCGAAATTCGTCACCTGTCTTCAGGAAATCCGCCCCGCGTTCCTGCATGAAAGCGATTGTGACTTCGGCATCTTCCGCTGAGATCGGGCGATATGCCGCCTGCACAGCGTTGGCATCGTCGGGACGATTGCTGTCGATCTTGCTGCTGGAAAGCTCGAGCATGCGTGGCCCCACGATTTCGCCGGCCACGATCTGCGCATGCGCGTCACGCATTTCGCCGATACACATGGCGATACCTTCGGGATCGACGCAATCGCTACCCATTTCGCGCACGCCGGTGACGCCGTTGGCGAGCATCAGGGTCAGCGACGGCTGGTGTACCGGGCGGAAGCTGGTGTGCGCATGCATGTCCATCAGGCCGGGAATCAGATAGCGCCCCTCACCTTCGGTCACCTGCTCGGCCACGCGTCCGGAGCTACCGCTATCAGCGATCTCCACGATCCGTCCGTCGAGAATGTAGACGTCCTGCACCGGTGTGCTGGTCCGGCCGTCCGGATCGATCACGGTCACATTGCGAATAAGCATGTCCGCCGATTGAGCCATCGCAACATTGGCTGGCACGCTGGCGCAGGCCGCGAACGAAAGGGTGGCGATACTCGCCAAAAGGATACGCATGAATTCTCCCTGATTTTCGTCCCGTGTATTGCTGATATATAACACTAAATCAGGATGCAAGCTCTCGCTTGCTTTTACAGGCGATGGCAATACACCGGCGCTCATGGCTGAAACCGATCTCCAGGATGCTGACCTCGACACGCCCGTGCAGGGCGAAGGGGAGCAGTTTGACGAGGAAAATCGGCTCAAGCCCGAGTTTGTTCGGCAAGTGCGCGCGTCGCTTCGCGATGATAATGAAGACAGCACTTACGATCTTGTCGAACCGCTGCACCCCGCTGATATTGCTGACCTTTTCGAGCTGGTAGAGCGTGATGAGCGCGCGACGCTGGCCGCTGCCATCACCGACCTGATGAGCAGCGAGGTGATCGCCGAGCTTAACGATTACGTGCGCGAAGACATGCTCGAGGATCTCGATCCCGAAGCTGTCGCTGAAATCGTCGAATTGCTCGATACCGATGACGCCGTCCAGCTCATTGAAGACCTCGACGATGCCGATCAGCGCGCCATTCTGGCAGAGGTCGAGGCGGAAGACCGCACCGCAATCGAGGCCGCCCTCGCCTATCCGGAGGAAACTGCCGGCCGCCTGATGCAGCGCGAGCTGATTGCCGTACCGGACAGTATGACCGTGGGCGATCTCATCGATTACCTGCGTAGCAACGATGATCTGCCGACCGAGTTCTGGGAAATCTTCGTCGTCGATCATCGCTACCATCCGATCGGCTCGTGCCAATTGAGCTGGATCATGCGGACCCCGCGCGACATCGCGCTGACCGATGTGATGAAGCGCGATCAAACGCTAATCCCAGTCGATATGGATCAGGAAGAAGTCGCACTACGCTTCCAGAAATATGCGCTGATTTCCGCCGCCGTCGTCGATGATGACGGCCGCCTGGTTGGCCAGATGACGGTCGACGATATCGTCCACATCATCTCCGAAGAAGCGGGCGAGGATGCGCTGCTGATGTCGGGTGCAGGTGAAGGCGATATCAACGAGCCGCTGCGCGAAGCCTACTCAGCCCGTGTGCGCTGGCTGATCGCCAATCTCGGCACCGCCGTTGTCGCCAGCGCGATCATCGCTGCCTTTGGCGCGGCGATCGAGGAATTGGTGGCGCTCGCCGTGCTGATGCCGATTGTTGCCAGCATTGGCGGTAATGCTGGCACGCAGACGATGGCTGTGACCGTGCGCGCCATCGCGATGAACCAGCTTACCCGCTCCAATACCAAGCGGCTCGTCCTGCGCGAGTTAAAAGTGGCATTGATGAACGGCGCGACTATCGCGGTGCTGATCGGGATCGCCACGGCGGTCATCTTTACCCCGCAGCTGGGCGGAGTGATCGCGGCGGCGATGATCGTGAACATTATCGTATCGGGAATGGCCGGCGTGCTGGTGCCGGTGGCGTTCGACCGGCTGGATCAGGATCCGGCGGTCGCCTCCAGCGTCTTCGTGACGATGATAACCGATTCCATGGGTTTCTTCGCTTTCCTCGGCCTGGCGGTGGCGAGCGGTCTAGTTTCGATGTGATCCTGCAGGGAGTATCAGGGTGACCAATAAGTACGAAGCCTCCATGAATTTCGATGTGGAGATGGTGCGCGACTTTCTCGAACAGCTTGAGGATGAGCTTGAGCTAGGCCTCGAAATTGATGAGCTGTGCGATTTTACCGAGAATACAGAAGTCGAAGACGAACGTCAGCGCACTTACGATATCGAGTTTCGCGGCGATGATGCCAGCATGACCTATGTCGTCTTCATGGATGATATCGACGCCCCCGATATCGCCTTTTTCGTTTCCGACCCGGAGCTCGCGGACGAAATCAACCAGCAGATGGAAGCTTTTGCCGAGAAGCACGGGCTCTGATCGCCGGAGCCGGTCTGCCGATCACTTCCGAAGCTGTGATCAGTCCACGCGCACCGCCGTGCTTTCCCTGCCATCCTGAGTAAATACCGCACCGGTAATTTCTCCATCCTCTTGGGTGAAGACTATCTCGCCATTCACCGAAGTCAGGAAGAATTCCAGCGGCGCGCGCGGATATATTCGCAGGGGAGCCTGTCCGGTCAATGCCGCTTCCAGCCCGCCAGTGATGCGCGTCACCGTCAATTCCAGTCCGGGGGCGAAACGATAGGTGCCCACGACCCTGTCGAGCTGCGCGTCCGTCAGTTCGACCTCTTCGCGCACCACGGTTTCGGGTGCCTCGGGCACAGGCCCTGCTTCCGACAGCGGCGCCCCGACGAGAAAATGCAGGGCAATGTCCTGCGTCGAAGGTTCTATGGCGCTATTGGTCAAAACGACTACGCCCTGCCCGCTCTCTTCCTGCAGTGCGACATGTGCCCGGAAACCGCCCGTACCGCCACCATGCATCACGACAACGCCGCTGGGTGCCGGAACGACCATCCAGCCAAGTCCCGAGCGATATCCCGGTGCCTGCCTGAGATCTGACATCGTCAACAGCATGGCCGGTGCCAACGGCGAGGACGGATCCATAGCTGCGGCCGCAAATTTGAGCATGTCGGCAGGTGTCGAGCGCAGTGCGCCCGCCCCGGTGAGGACGCCCAAGTCCCAAGCTAGCGTTTCGCGGTTATACTCGTCTCGTCCGGTGGCAAAGCGCGATTGCTGGTCTGCCGTGAGCACAATGCCGGTGTCGCCCATATCCAGTGGATCGAGAATGCGGTTGCGCAACAGCACCTCGAGATCGCTTCCACCGGCGCGCTCCAAGGCATAGCCAAGGAGACCGAAGCCCAGATTGGAATAGGCATATTCGCTTCCCGGTGCGCGTTCCGGTTCATAGCTGGCCAGGAATGCCAGAAGATCTTCTTCGCCATAGTCGGCATACGGATTGCGGATGTCCGAAAATTCCAGGTTGGAAGGCAATCGCGGCAGGCCGGATTCGTGCCGGGCAAGGTGGCGCAGCGTTATCGGCTGGCCTTCGAAGGTCCCGATCGTCGCACCGTCGGGCAGATAATCCGACACGGGGTCGTCCAGCGAAACGAGGCCGTCATTTGCCATGTCGGCCAGCAGGAGCGCGACAAACACTTTGGTGATGGAACCGATCTCGAAAACCGTATCGGCATCGAATGCCCCGTCCGGCGAAGGCCCTTGGGAAACGACCCGCGTACCGTCCGGTGTGATCGCACCCACTACGATGCCGGTGCCGGGGCGATGCATCAGACGTTCCGTCAAGATGCTGGCGATGTCCGCATCCGCAGGAATATCCCACTCTTCGGGCAATTGCGGGGTCGCTGCGGCGGCTTCGCGCTCCGGTCGCTCGGCGGCAACCAGAGTGAGCGCAAGCGACTGGCCGGCCTGGGTCCACAAGCCAATCCAGCTTTCGGTGGCGGTGTCCCACTCCGCCCGGTAGCGCCCGCCCACCGCCGGGACTGTGAATGACAGGGTCGTGTCGGTCGCTTCAACATCTTCCAGCGGAATGTCGAATGCGTTCTGGCTCGGGCTGTCGAGCGTGCCCGATAGCGTCCCGTCATCCTGTCGTTCGATGTTGACGCCGAGCGGTAGCTGGACCGTGCCGGCATCGAGCGTTCCTTCCCAATACCCCTGCACATCCTGCGCCTGGGCCGGCGCGGCGATGACGATAGCTGCGCTGGCGGCGATAGCACTGGCAATCCGATGCATGGCAGGAACTCCTTGTAATTGCGTGCCCCATCATACCGGGGATGGGGGATGCCGCAACCCGGGCTTGAGCGCGTGGAAAGTGCTACCATCTATCATCCATGCCGCTGCACCTGACCAAGATCGCCTTTGGCGCGAAGAGCTTTGCCGATATCGAGCAATGGTATGCCGGGCGCAGCAGCCCGCATTTGACCACGCGTTATCGCCCGACGAAATGGGAAGAATGCATCGGCGGATCGCTGTTCTGGATTCACGAGCACAATATCGTCGCCCGGTCGCAAATCCTCGGCTTCTCGCAAACCGACAATGGCCGCTGGCGGATCGAGTTGGAGCCGCGCCTTGTCAAAGTCATGCCGCGCCCCAAGCGCGCGCATCAAGGCTGGCGCTACCTCAAAGGCGAACCTCCGCGCGATCTGGAGGATGGTGAGGATGTCGGCGATATCATTCCGGGCAAGCTCGCCGGAAAGCTTCAGCGGCTCGGTCTGATCTAGATTCTCGGAACTCGCCTCTGTCGGAAGGCGTTGATCGAGAAAGGAGAAAATTCATGCCCGAACGCCAGAAAATCCACTCAGACAACGAACTTATCGAAGAAATGCAGGAAGGCGCGACGCCGTCACAAGGCAGCCGCTCCGGCGGCGAAGTCAATCGCCGCGTCGGAACGCGAGGCGAACTCAACCGCGCGACCGATCCTGAGCACAATGAGTCCGTCGTCGGAAGCGACAATCCTGCGGAAGACGCGAAGAAGGGCCCCAAGACCCAGTCCGCCATCGCGCGCGAGGCTCGCGACGACAGCTAGGCCGCGGCCTCATCCAGAATACCCCATATGGTGCATTGTTGGCGGGCCTGAGCGACCGTAACCGCATTGGCGCATCGCTACCGATGCACCAACAGGGGATCATCATGAAATTCATCGTCACGCTGGCAGCTTCTGCCGCAATCTTTGCCCTGCCTGCGACAGCCGCAGCGCAGGGCCTTCCTTCCATGCCGCGCATTAATGCACCGTCGCTCGATGTGTCGGATCGCGAAATTTCGCAGTTCATCGAGCTTGCCCTCCAGATAGAAACGATCCTGGAGGACGGCACACTCGATGATGTGGCCATGCGCGCCGCCATCGACACGCTGATCGCCGAGTCCGATTTCGAGGCCGAACGCTTCATGGCGATTGCCGAGATCGTGGCGGACAACCGGCTGCTTCGCCGCCGCCTGCCCTCTGAAGTCCTGGCTTACCTGACCGAAGACTGATCGAAGCTCGCAAGATCAATCTTTGTCGAAGGCGCTGCGTGTCGACCCCGCGCAGCGCCTTCATACTTCGTCAGTCGATGGCAACCGGCTGGTCGGGGCACATCAGGGTCAGTACCTCTTCATCGAAATCATAAGTGATGCTGGCGCAGTGGCCGATTGTGTCCATGCCCAGATACATCCGCTGACGCGGAATATCGCCGGTATTGGCGGTCACAACGATTTCGTCCGGATCGCCTTCCGGCGGCGGGCCTTCATCGATGCCTTCGGAATTGCCGTGATCGCTGACTCGAACGGCGATATTGCGCACCTCCAGCTCGCCTAGCATCAGCGGATCGCGGAGGGTGAGTGATCGGACGGGCCGCTCCACGCCATAGAGGATCGGAATTGCGCGCGGCTCCCCGGAAAAATATCCGCGATAATCGTCGGCGAGAATGCGGCCACCTGTCGCGGTGATTAGGGTTTCTGGCCGGTCGAAGCTGAAAGCGACGTGGATTGGCACGCCGCCCTCTTCGAGCACTGTGCCGACAAGGCTGCGGCCCAAGCGCTCCAGCGGGAAACTATGCGCACGATCTTCAGGTGTTTGCTCGCGCAGCGTCAGCACGACGCGCTCTTGCGGGAAATGGCCGGGCGCTACGGTCCCATCGGCGCCTTCGACGAACTGTCGCTCGCTGTAGGCCGTACGCCGCCGGAATGTGCCGCCCTGCATGTGATAGCGCACAGTATCGGTCTGGAACGGCAATTCGGTCGATCCGATGACATACATGAAACGGAACATGCTCGGTTCGAGCCCAAGCCGCTCGGCCACGTCGCCATTCACCGTCACGGCGGAAACCGCATCGGGCGCGATAATGATCCGGACCGGCTGGTCGTTGATAATTACTTCGACCGGCTCGCCTGCCTGTGCACGAAGTTCGACATCATCGAGATCGACGCGTTGGGCATGGGCGGCATCGGGCATCGCGGCGAAAACCACCACAAGTGCAGTGGCAGCCAATAGTGTCTTTTGCATTGATACTCCGATCGTCCTGAGGTCCCAGCAGCTGCAAAGCGCAGCCACGCTGAATGCCAAGTGTATCGGCTAGTCTTCCGAGTCAGCCAGCCACCAAGCGAGCAGAGTGTGCGCAATGGCTTCTTTAGGCGGCGCGTAGAAACTGCGCGATTCCCCGCCTTTGCTCATCGCTTCTGTGACTTCTTCTCGGGAGAACCAGCGCACATCCTCCATCTCGGTCTCGTCGATCGTCAGTTCGTGATTATCAGCCCTGCCGTGGCAGCCGATCATCAATTGCGAAGGGAATGGCCAGGGCTGGCTGGCGACATAGCGCACATCGCTGACCGTCACGCCCGCCTCTTCGAATGTCTCGCGAGAGACGGCTTCTTCCAGGCTTTCCCCCGGTTCGACGAAGCCTGCGAGCGCAGAATAGCTGCCCTCCGGCCAGCCGTGGCCACGGCCGAGAAGCACATCGCCTTCATGCTCGACCAGCATGATCGCGACGGGATCGGTGCGCGGGAAATGCGGAGCGCCGCAGCCGCCGTCGTCCTTTACGCAATTGCGCTGCCAGCCGCCCTTGGCGAGCACCGTAGGTTTGCCGCAATTGGCGCAGAAGCGGTGGCGTGCATGCCAATCGACAAGACTGCGCGCGCCGGCATAGATCGCCAGATCGCGCGACCGCAATTGCATAAGCATGGAGCGGTTGGCGCGCTGTTCATAGGCCTGCCGTGTATCGCCCTCTTCCGCCACTTTGGCAAAAATCGGCGCGCCATCCTTCAGGCCAAGATAGACAAGCTCTGCTCGCTCACAGTCCGCATCCAGAGGCACGAACACCAGCGCATTCTCCTTCATCACCGGCATCAACCCGTCGAGCGCCAGCAAGCGAGCATCCGGATTGGCCAGCGCCGCAGCAAGCCGCTCCGGATCGGCGCGTGTGTGATCGTCACGGTCCATGCCGTGGCCGGTAAGCGCTGGTTTAATTTTGTCGCTCATTGCGAAACGAGTGCGATAGCATCCTGCAGCGCGGTTCGGGTGAATTCGGATTGCAGCGGCAATTGCTCGGCGGGCATATATTGCGTCATCATCGTCATGCGCAGGCCCAGCCCCATGTGGACCAGCCCCGCCGTGCCCGCTGCGCCGTACCAGCCATAAAGCCCCGCATTATCGCCGGTGCCGACAAGCCCACCAGCACCGAAACCGAAGGTCAGCGCGCCATTGCTGAAGCGGCCATTACTGGCGAGGGTATCGGGGAAGAGGTCACTGGTGCCGAGGCGAACCGCGTCCTCGCTCATCACGCGTACCCCGTCGATTTCACCAAGCCCTGCGAGCATTTGCAGGAAACGATCATAATCGCGCGCGGTCGAGACCAGCCCTGCCCCGCCGAAGGGGAAAGGCGGCTCATCGAGATAGACCGTGCTGTTCGGCATATCGACCGGCATCGGCATCCCGCCGAGCAGGAAGTAGTTCGCCGTCATGCGGCCTGTATCGCTCGGCGAAATCGAAAAGCCGGTGTCCGGCATGCCAACGGGGTCAAAGATGCGCCGCTGGAGGAAGGCATCGAATGCCTCACCCGTTACGACTTCGATCACCCGGCCGAGCAGATCCAAGCTGACTGAATAGCTCCAGCGCGTGCCCGGCTGCAGCGCGAGCGGCAGTTCGGAGAGATTGTCGGCGAACTCCTCAAGGCTCGGTGCGGGCTGTCCACCCAGCAAGTCCTGCGCCATCGGCAGGCGGCTTGAAAGCGAAGGCACGATCCCTGCGCGCCCGTAGGCGGCACGCAAAGGCCCCTGCTGTACAATGGTATAGCCGAGGCCCGCTGTGTGCGTGAGCAGGTGGCGGATCGTGATCGGCCGCGCCGCCGGTTCCAGATTGTTGGCAGTGATCGGCCCGTCATAGGTCTTCTGCACCTGCATGTTCCGGAAACCCGGCAGGATTTCATACAGCGGCTGGTCGAGTTCGAGCAGGCCGTCATCGATGCACATCATCACTGCCATCCCGGTGATCGGCTTGGTCATCGAATAGATGCGATAAAGCGTATCGGGGCCGACCGCCCCGCCACCATCGAAGCTGCGGTTGCCGCGCGTGATGACATCGGCAGCGCCTTCGCCAAACCCCATGCTGGCGACGATGCCGGAGAACACGCCGCGCTGCATGTAGCGATCGACCATGGAGGCGACCTGCGGCCAGCGCGTCGTGGCGTCCGCCGATTGCGCGAAGGCGAGATTACCAATCGGCAGCGTGCTTGCCGCCGCACCTGCTCCAAGAGTAACGCCGGAACGCATCGCAGCGCGGCGGGAAATCGGCAGGTTCAAGGTTTCATGAAGCATTGGGGGACATTCTCCGATTGTGCTTTGAAAGCGGGTGTAGCAGCGCAAGAAAACACGGCAAGCTTGCGAGCGGCTAGTGTATTACCTATATAAAACACATGTTCAATATTATTGCATTCCTGATCGGCCTGTTGTCGCTGGTCCTCGTCATTCCCGGCCTGATTCCGGGCCTTGGTATCGCCAATTGGATTGCCCTACCATTTATCGTGGTGGGAATTGTGATCGGCCAGCTTTCGCGCAGCAATTCGGGGCGGAACTTCTGCTTCGTGATCCTCGTGATCGCCGCGATCCGGCTGACGCTGGGCGGCGGCTGGCTCTAATCGCTGTTGGCCAGCACAAGCCGAGCGGCTTTGGCGAATAGCGTCGGCAGTCCTGCGTCTTCGATCTGATCGATCGGCCACCACTCGCCTTCGCCCTTGGGGGAAGGATTTGCGCCCGCATGCTGCGCGATACCGAGTTCAAGGTCGAAATGTGTGAAAGAGTGGCGCACCACGCCCGCCGCTTTCCACGCCCCTGAAATAGGAGCATCCTCGCTCCCGTCGGTCCGCGCTGACCAGCCATCGTCCGGCAGCGCGCGCATCCCGCCCAGCATTCCCTTGCCCGCTCGGGTCACGAGCCAGACTTTTTCTTCGCGCTCTATCCAGAAAGCTGTCCCCGTGCGGCTCGGTTTCGCCTTTTTCGGAGCCTTGACCGGCAAGCGCAGCGGATCGCCGCTCTTGCGCGCTTCGCATTCGGTATGCAGCGGGCACAGCAGACACCGCGCATCGCGCGCCGTGCAGATCGTCGCCCCCAGATCCATCATCGCCTGCGCAAAATCGCCCGCTCGCTCATCCGGGGTGATCTCATCCGCCCGCGAACGGATAGCCTTTCGCGCGCCGGGAAGCGGCTCTTCAATCGCGAACAGGCGCGCGACCACCCGCTCGACATTGGCATCGACCACAACTGCGCGCTCGCCAAAGGCAATCGCGGCGACGGCGGCTGCTGTGTAATCGCCGAGGCCCGGCAGCTTTTTCAGCTCCGCCTCGGTCTGCGGAAAGCCGCCCATCTCGGCAACGGCGCGCGCGCATTTCACCAGATTGCGCGCGCGAGAGTAATAACCCAGCCCCGCCCAGGCCGCCATCACGTCCTCTTCGGGCGCAGCAGCGAGTGCGTCCACCGTCGGCCAAATTGCGGTAAATTTCGCGAAGTACGGCGCGACGGCCGCCACAGTCGTTTGCTGCAACATGACTTCGGACAGCCACACGCGATAAGGATTGGGTCGCGGCGAACCGGGCGGCGCGCGCCACGGCAGATCGCGCGCGTGATCGTCATACCAGTCCAAAAGGCGTGAAGAGATGGTGGCAGTCACGCCGCGCCTATGGCATGGGAGGGCTTCTCATGGAACGCGACGATAAATCGAAATCGGGGAAGACCGCCCCGGATGCTGCGAAGGCCGCCAAGGCAAGCCCCCGCAAAAAGGCTAAGCCATATCAGCGCCCGCGCGGTGGCCCGGCAAAGCAGGTATCCGATCTTGTCCCGCAGATCGGCCGCGCGGCCTTTCGCCGCTTCGGCTTCGTGCAAAGCTCTGTCGTCACCCGCTGGCCCGAAATCGTCGGGCCGCATCATGCAAAAGTGTGCACACCCGAAAGCATCCGCTTCCCGCCCGGCGAGAAATCGGACGGGATCATGCAACTCGTCGTGCTGCCCGCCCATGCGCCGCTGATCCAGCATGTGATCCCGGAGATTATCGAGCGGGTGAACCGGTTTTTCGGCTACAAGGCCGTAGCCAAGGTCAAGATCCGGCAAGGCACGGTTAAGACGCCTGCTGCTGGAGAAGGCCGCAAGGCTACGCCCTCGCTCAAGCCCATTCCGATGGACCTTGGCGAAGGCTTGCGCGACATCGGTGACCCGGAGTTGCGCGCCGTGCTGGAATCACTCGCCCAAAGCGTGGCGAACAAGGAGGATGATACGAAATGACGAGCTGGACACTTTCTGGCTTAGCTCTTGCTGCATCGACGGCGCTGGCATTCAGCGCCACGCCCGCTGCCGCACAGCATTGGAACGGCACGGTAGAAGAAACCGCACAGGGCTTTCGCCTCGGCGATCCCGACGCGCCGCTCCAGCTGATCGAATTCGTCAGCTACACATGCCCTCACTGCGCCCACTTCGAAGAAGAGAGCGAGGCAGAGCTGCGCTATCTCTACATCCACGAGGGCTACGCCGCACTGGAAGTACGCCATTTGATCCGCAATATCGCCGATGTCGCCGCCGCCCTGGTGACCGAATGCGGCGAAACCGATCAGTTCTTCGTCAATCACCGGATCATGATGCACGAACAGGACAATTGGCTTGCCCGCGCGCGCGAACTCACCCCCGGGCAGCAGGCGCGGTGGAATTCAGGAACGATCGGATCGCGTATGCGCGCCATCGCCAGCGATCTGGGATTTTATGAGATGATGGAGCCGCAGGGCTACACCGTTTCAGATCTGGACCAGTGCCTGTCGGATGAAGCCCGCGCTGACCAACTCGTGGCCGCTTCAGGCGCGAATGCTGCCGAATATGGCGTGCAGGGAACACCCAGTTTCGTGCTCAACGGCACGCTGCTTCCCGGAGTTCACAGCTGGCCGCAACTGAGCCAGGTGCTGCTTTCGGAGCGGGAAAATATGTCAGAGGGCACCGAATAAGGGGAAAACC is drawn from Aurantiacibacter sp. MUD61 and contains these coding sequences:
- the nudC gene encoding NAD(+) diphosphatase; the encoded protein is MSDKIKPALTGHGMDRDDHTRADPERLAAALANPDARLLALDGLMPVMKENALVFVPLDADCERAELVYLGLKDGAPIFAKVAEEGDTRQAYEQRANRSMLMQLRSRDLAIYAGARSLVDWHARHRFCANCGKPTVLAKGGWQRNCVKDDGGCGAPHFPRTDPVAIMLVEHEGDVLLGRGHGWPEGSYSALAGFVEPGESLEEAVSRETFEEAGVTVSDVRYVASQPWPFPSQLMIGCHGRADNHELTIDETEMEDVRWFSREEVTEAMSKGGESRSFYAPPKEAIAHTLLAWWLADSED
- a CDS encoding DsbA family protein; its protein translation is MTSWTLSGLALAASTALAFSATPAAAQHWNGTVEETAQGFRLGDPDAPLQLIEFVSYTCPHCAHFEEESEAELRYLYIHEGYAALEVRHLIRNIADVAAALVTECGETDQFFVNHRIMMHEQDNWLARARELTPGQQARWNSGTIGSRMRAIASDLGFYEMMEPQGYTVSDLDQCLSDEARADQLVAASGANAAEYGVQGTPSFVLNGTLLPGVHSWPQLSQVLLSERENMSEGTE
- a CDS encoding DUF1489 family protein; its protein translation is MPLHLTKIAFGAKSFADIEQWYAGRSSPHLTTRYRPTKWEECIGGSLFWIHEHNIVARSQILGFSQTDNGRWRIELEPRLVKVMPRPKRAHQGWRYLKGEPPRDLEDGEDVGDIIPGKLAGKLQRLGLI
- the mutY gene encoding A/G-specific adenine glycosylase, with product MTATISSRLLDWYDDHARDLPWRAPPGSPRPNPYRVWLSEVMLQQTTVAAVAPYFAKFTAIWPTVDALAAAPEEDVMAAWAGLGYYSRARNLVKCARAVAEMGGFPQTEAELKKLPGLGDYTAAAVAAIAFGERAVVVDANVERVVARLFAIEEPLPGARKAIRSRADEITPDERAGDFAQAMMDLGATICTARDARCLLCPLHTECEARKSGDPLRLPVKAPKKAKPSRTGTAFWIEREEKVWLVTRAGKGMLGGMRALPDDGWSARTDGSEDAPISGAWKAAGVVRHSFTHFDLELGIAQHAGANPSPKGEGEWWPIDQIEDAGLPTLFAKAARLVLANSD
- a CDS encoding DUF721 domain-containing protein translates to MERDDKSKSGKTAPDAAKAAKASPRKKAKPYQRPRGGPAKQVSDLVPQIGRAAFRRFGFVQSSVVTRWPEIVGPHHAKVCTPESIRFPPGEKSDGIMQLVVLPAHAPLIQHVIPEIIERVNRFFGYKAVAKVKIRQGTVKTPAAGEGRKATPSLKPIPMDLGEGLRDIGDPELRAVLESLAQSVANKEDDTK
- a CDS encoding amidohydrolase family protein, which codes for MRILLASIATLSFAACASVPANVAMAQSADMLIRNVTVIDPDGRTSTPVQDVYILDGRIVEIADSGSSGRVAEQVTEGEGRYLIPGLMDMHAHTSFRPVHQPSLTLMLANGVTGVREMGSDCVDPEGIAMCIGEMRDAHAQIVAGEIVGPRMLELSSSKIDSNRPDDANAVQAAYRPISAEDAEVTIAFMQERGADFLKTGDEFRPEAFATFARVATEQDMRFGGHVPPYLSVADVANMGMTSIEHARDLPLDCSTYGSEFRAGVLAALSGERESFPNRMEMAARSRDTFDETICAGQIEAMRANGTYYVPTHLTREMDYRAGDEDYRNDPRFDYIMAMQQRFWFQDMDRTAERLGPIRSDLEDFFNLGLRTTGLAHAAGVQIMAGTDANDTMVFPGFSLHDELRHLVAAGLSPMDALRAATSVPAAYLGRESDFGGVSEGRMADLILLRADPLADIGNTREIEAVFFGGRLHDRAALDAMLAEVRAWVADADASMAAQADD
- a CDS encoding serine hydrolase domain-containing protein, encoding MLHETLNLPISRRAAMRSGVTLGAGAAASTLPIGNLAFAQSADATTRWPQVASMVDRYMQRGVFSGIVASMGFGEGAADVITRGNRSFDGGGAVGPDTLYRIYSMTKPITGMAVMMCIDDGLLELDQPLYEILPGFRNMQVQKTYDGPITANNLEPAARPITIRHLLTHTAGLGYTIVQQGPLRAAYGRAGIVPSLSSRLPMAQDLLGGQPAPSLEEFADNLSELPLALQPGTRWSYSVSLDLLGRVIEVVTGEAFDAFLQRRIFDPVGMPDTGFSISPSDTGRMTANYFLLGGMPMPVDMPNSTVYLDEPPFPFGGAGLVSTARDYDRFLQMLAGLGEIDGVRVMSEDAVRLGTSDLFPDTLASNGRFSNGALTFGFGAGGLVGTGDNAGLYGWYGAAGTAGLVHMGLGLRMTMMTQYMPAEQLPLQSEFTRTALQDAIALVSQ
- a CDS encoding serine hydrolase, coding for MHRIASAIAASAAIVIAAPAQAQDVQGYWEGTLDAGTVQLPLGVNIERQDDGTLSGTLDSPSQNAFDIPLEDVEATDTTLSFTVPAVGGRYRAEWDTATESWIGLWTQAGQSLALTLVAAERPEREAAAATPQLPEEWDIPADADIASILTERLMHRPGTGIVVGAITPDGTRVVSQGPSPDGAFDADTVFEIGSITKVFVALLLADMANDGLVSLDDPVSDYLPDGATIGTFEGQPITLRHLARHESGLPRLPSNLEFSDIRNPYADYGEEDLLAFLASYEPERAPGSEYAYSNLGFGLLGYALERAGGSDLEVLLRNRILDPLDMGDTGIVLTADQQSRFATGRDEYNRETLAWDLGVLTGAGALRSTPADMLKFAAAAMDPSSPLAPAMLLTMSDLRQAPGYRSGLGWMVVPAPSGVVVMHGGGTGGFRAHVALQEESGQGVVVLTNSAIEPSTQDIALHFLVGAPLSEAGPVPEAPETVVREEVELTDAQLDRVVGTYRFAPGLELTVTRITGGLEAALTGQAPLRIYPRAPLEFFLTSVNGEIVFTQEDGEITGAVFTQDGRESTAVRVD
- the mgtE gene encoding magnesium transporter — translated: MAETDLQDADLDTPVQGEGEQFDEENRLKPEFVRQVRASLRDDNEDSTYDLVEPLHPADIADLFELVERDERATLAAAITDLMSSEVIAELNDYVREDMLEDLDPEAVAEIVELLDTDDAVQLIEDLDDADQRAILAEVEAEDRTAIEAALAYPEETAGRLMQRELIAVPDSMTVGDLIDYLRSNDDLPTEFWEIFVVDHRYHPIGSCQLSWIMRTPRDIALTDVMKRDQTLIPVDMDQEEVALRFQKYALISAAVVDDDGRLVGQMTVDDIVHIISEEAGEDALLMSGAGEGDINEPLREAYSARVRWLIANLGTAVVASAIIAAFGAAIEELVALAVLMPIVASIGGNAGTQTMAVTVRAIAMNQLTRSNTKRLVLRELKVALMNGATIAVLIGIATAVIFTPQLGGVIAAAMIVNIIVSGMAGVLVPVAFDRLDQDPAVASSVFVTMITDSMGFFAFLGLAVASGLVSM